Within Takifugu flavidus isolate HTHZ2018 chromosome 12, ASM371156v2, whole genome shotgun sequence, the genomic segment GCCACCAGTGAACATTCTTGACTTGGCGTGGTTCTGCTGGTTACAGCATTAGGCTCCCATGCCAGCAGTAGAATGCTAATGAAGAGGCTCTGAATGAACTAGCATTAGCCCCTTTAGCGCCTCTGGCAGGCAGGGCCGATGTGCTAATAGTTGGAATACAGCTGCAGCTTTAGGGTAAATTGTGTGTAGATTTGTGCTCGGGTAGGTCCCTGAATGCACCGTATGAAAGAATGAGCGACTGTCGTGTTACAGATCTGCTAAGGAAAATTAATGacttctgttgcccccccccccccttgtgtGTATTTGTCCTCCATTTTCCATCATTCCATTCCCTTgtcgcacacacacctgctcccctgcctcctctccagtCCTATTACAACAACAGAACCAACCTGCCTCCGCCCAGCGCGTCACGGGGCGTCCCCCCCAGCAGCGGCCCCCGGCCTGTGGCGCCCACGCACGTTTATCAGGCCGGGTcacagatgatgatgatcccGGGTCAACAGTTGCCTTTCCCAAGCTCACCACAAGGACCTGCTTACTTCATACCCggacaggtgagggggggcGCGGACTGATGTATATGGAAACCCACCTAAAACTCATATATTTCACCTACTTTTCTTCCCTTAGTACCGTTCAGCGACCTATGTGGCGCCCCCCCAGCAGTACCCAGTCCAAACAGGCAACCCGGGTTTCTACACAGCCACAAACCCTGCAGAATATGGTACTTATGGTAAGAGGCTCCGCACCGTTGTATCTATTTTATGTAACATTATACAGAGGGCCAGTCAGGAAGCAGCGGGAGCTCGCGTATAACTTTACGCTTATAACTGCGTCGCCCCGCAGCCGTCGGCGGCTTCGTGCCGCAACAACCAACTCATTGAAGGCATTTCATCCGCAGCGCAAACAGCGAAAGCAAATGAAGGCTCGCTAAAGTCGGTGCCGTTCCGTGGAAAACTGGCACACTGAAGTCACCTGAGAAGGGAAGAAAACTACAGTCGTTACTTcctgaaaaacagaggaaatgaaaatgaaaattacAAATCTAATGTCACAGAATCCAATACAGGAATGTGTATTAGAGAAGAAAATTTCTTAAGTAGACAAAACCTGTGACCAAAAAAAGCACATATCAGCAGCTTTTTAACAGTTTATTTAAATTAACCACTCATTATCACATGCGTTGGCACGCCCTCTAGTGGCGACTGTTCGTTACAGCAAGTCTTATCGAACCCACTGCCACCCCCCACTAAAAGGCATTTAAACTATGTGTCTCCTTTGTTTGAGCTTAAATTCATCAGTGGGAGAACGCAGTGACCTGAATTAATTATTGTGAAAACACTATAGAGTGTGCACAACACGCTCCATTCTTCAGCTTCACCTCTGAAACCATTTCAGAGGCATCCGATCTAGAGAGATGTGCACAGCGTTTAGTTAATCTTGCCAGGCTTTTTTAGCAATATTTCCAGGCTTTTTCATTGCACATATAATTGTGGAGAACTTCAGTCCATTTAAGCCGTAcaatatttgacattttctgACAGGCTTTGGACAACGTCCTATGTTCTGTGACACGTAAAAGCTGACTGGCCATTTTATTAGGTCCCCCCGTTCAATTGCTTGTTAACACAAATAGCTAATCAACTGCATTGTTGGTGTGGTCAAGACAACGTGTTCAAACTGAGCATCAGAATGGGGAAGAAGGGATTTTAACGACTTTGAACGCGGTGTGTTGTTGGTGCCGGGCAGGCTGGTCCGAGtgtttcagaaactgctgatcgaCTGGGATTCTGACACACAACCAGAGCATggtcccaaaaagagaaaataaccagTGAGTGGCAGCCGTGTGGATGAAAAAGCCTTGTTGATGGGAGGATTCAGAGAATGGACAGACTGGTTTGAGATGATAGAAGAACAACAGTAGCTCAAATAGCAACTCATTCCAACCAAGGAGAGCAGAACAAACATCTCTGAACACACAACAAGTCCAACCCTGAAGCAGCTGggcgacagcagcagaagatcACACCAGGCGCCAGTGGCTTCCCAAAATTGTACAACAGAAGCTTTAATTcttacaaatacacacatacctagttttattttctcattttcatatCGATCCAGTGCAGCTAAATGATGTTCATTCAGCAAGTCTTTTGTCTCCTAATGACTTTATAATGTAATTTCAGCATCCAAATCAGCAATAGTTAGTCTTACACCATATaagaatatatttattttaagccAATTGTAACCTGTGTATCTAGCTCCGCGTCAAACCGGCCTCATGCCAGAGACCCCGAACACGTGCAAAAGTGTAACATTTATCATTTCAGAATTTAAACCGGCCAAAACGTGTCTCTGTTCTTAAAGTCCTCAGGATTTCAGGTGGAAAATGGCCATTACATCGGCCTCAGTGTGCAGACAGAGACCGGCAGTGTGTTTGACCAGCATGCCGGTGCAGTGCAAAGGCTGCGAGGGCTGTTTACTATTGCACCACACGTGCGCTGTTTCTGTGCCTCCCGTGGGCGTGTTTGCATTAGACATGGACACTGCACAGGTGATGGCTGACTTCAGTCACCAGCACGTTACAAGTGTAAGAAATGACTCAGAAAGTCATATTTGCACGTTCACGAGCCTTCGGTGGTGCATAACCCTTCCTACACAGGCCACCCCCCCTTCGCAGTGGCTTGTGAAATCTTTGTCAGCATAGATTTGATCAGCAGTCAAggctgatggaggggggggggggtggtcgcCAGATGACATAACTGAGTCGCTTCTTTGTGGAGGGGGAGCGAAGGGAATAACGTGAGCGGTGCAGAGGAACCAGGAAGGTCAGGGGGAGGAGCCTAACGGAGACGGGATGGAAAAAGAGCGAGCGCCAGTTGAACTGAGAGGGCACCTGTAGAGAGGACCGGAAGATCACGCAGAGGGGGATAGaagtcaccccccccaccccctcttaGTCTTGTGCTGGTCATGGGGAACCGTGGGTCTCGGGAGCAGCAGGAGTCGGAGGGTAGGTGCTGTCTGGGTGATGTTCCCCTGCTCTTTCTTAAGACATTGGCCCAGGACAGTGTCTTTCTGCCGCTGTCCCTCTGGTGTCGTCCCTCTGGTGtcgtccctcccttcccctccctgcGCCGGTGTGGGCTTTTGACTATATTTAGGCCGGGCTGCCTCTGGTCAACAACACGGGCTCGGTAATACGAGttagagagagaggcagaggaggctcACACGGAAGCCTCTTCAGTCTGacagttctttttttaagcCCCAGTCCTATGACAGTCCTACACCGGGGCCCCTCACAAGGCCAGGTAGTATTACCGAAACCTTTCCGTATGGGCTACTGGGGCTGTTGAGAAATTGTGGGGGGGTTTAGCCATGTTGAAAGAGGTTTATTTGACATTAGAAAACGCGCTAATGCTGGAGAAACGCTGGCGTGGGGGAGTCGGGGAGGGACTGCTGTGTCACGGTTTGAAGGCCTACCCGTTTGGGCCTTCCAGCTGGAATGGCTGCTTCTCTTCGTTGGCCTTTTGAAATGGCGTGAATGTGTTCAGAGCggaacagcaggaaaaatacagatttcagccattgtttttgtctgttcgTGTCAATGACAGTGAAGCATTTATTCATAAAAAGGATCTGCACATTAGGACTGAACGTGGTGTGATTTAAATAACCTTACATGTCACCTCCATGTGATATCATCATACACTATATTTTCGACTTTTCGTTGGTAACCTGTGAAATTTTGCTTCTATGTTGTATGTATGACCAACTTCTGTCATGTGTGGGTTGACTTTGCTGCTTCTCTTGGATCCCCAACAGGGGCCTACTACCCTGCCCAGCCACAGTTCACCCCCTCTGTGCAGGCGCCCCCGGTCATCATGAACCCcgccccccagcagcagcagccgccaccTCAGCCCCCCCAACACATCCCCACCAAGCGGGAACGTAAACAGGTAAGTTCAACGCCATCCTCAACAGAGtcgacttttattttgaaagggcaCGCGAGGAGTCGACGTCACGCTCAGGGCGCCTGTATGAGTGACGTCGCCTGGTTATGACTCACACAGCGTTGACGTGCATCATTTGGTGATTTAACATCTAATCAGTGACACATAAATGCCTTTGGATGAAAGATTAATCTCAGAACTCCAGCTCGTTCAATATTTATTCATGCAGGATATCGACTAGGGGTCGAAAATTAAACATAAAAGAGACACCTGAACCAGAAATCTGCTAAACTTGTTATCCATAATTTATGTTTGTACGTGTATTCAGTCTCATAAATGTCCTCAGTGTGTTGAGGgttaaaatggaaatgtggtCGGAAATGACAGGCATACCAGAGTCGTCCCCCCTGGATCTAAAGGTCAAGACCTTTCGCTCCTGAACAGGTTGCGTTGCATGgtgagagcagaagagaaaaaatGTTTGGAATAAGAGttattttcttgtttctttcttGCAGAGGCAACTTTCAACGCTGAAATGACAGcttaatgatgtttttgatgtatGATTTTAAATTAAGTGGGCATGCCCGTGCACGTGCCAGTGATGGGTTTCATGTGCTGCTCATCAGCTCTTTGAGTCGTGATCTGTTGTCATCCCGAAGCTTTTGTTGCAGCTTTATTCAGGTTTTATCTCTGAACGTGTAACATGACTGAAACCCATCTGCTGATACCATTTGTGGTTTGTTCAGCCCTTCGGCTGTTGCGTTATATATTCCGAGCTTTCTGCCACCAAACTTGAGCAATAGCTGGTTCCTCTCAATCTTGAACGTGTCTGCTTATCAGTAGTTACTTATAATGCACTTTAGCCCGTTCTGGCTGATTCTCTGAATTCTGCACCATGTCTTGgaacacacccccacacagaaTGTGAGACTCTCACGCTCAGAATGTGTGTGAAGTGGCATTTGGGCTAATAACGTATGCGTGTTTGCATTCCTGAGTGGTGCGTGTTGAAGAACTCTGGGCTCTGTCATTTCCAGAAGGCTCCTCACACATGTGCAGCCATTTAGGTGCTGCTCCGGGCGTGTGGTGCATGTTCACCACGAGCCAGGCTTTTGCATGTTTAATGTCTGGCAGTAAAAGTTACAGCCTTACAAACGATTTCGATTTCCGTCTTTCGCGTTAATGACAGAATCTAGAGCGGTGGGAGTGAAGGACATGTCAGCACATAGCTTAGCCCCACGTGGCCAGcaggctcctcccccctctgaaCCGGAAGGGCTAACTGACTAGcagttctctgctgctgtggcacccactccgcctcctcctgctcagctaGTTTCCTGCCtgcagtgtggggggggggagcctgAAAAGAATCTCTCTGTGGAGCTACTACAACATGCAAGACGAGTaagcagacagagagaaggagctaAGAGGGGATTTTTCTCTGCCGGTTCCACTTCATTTGataagttttttttctttttttcccctggaaaCACTCCCATTTCTCCCTCCCTGCCCCTCTGGCCCCTTTAACTCTCTTAGTCTGTGGGCGGGCTTCAACATTCCAATACCATAGCTTTACAAGGCCAGtcattttatccttttttttccccctctcactgtttgagagaagggggggagatGGGCTGCTAGCTTGCTGACAGTCAGACACAGCCCTGGACTGTCCTGTTCTGCCGGTGCGGAGCTCTCTCTATCAGCCTGGATGTAACTATGTTGAGCTGAGCTAGGACTACACAGACTGCATCCACCTATGATCCCGGATTGTGGGGTTTAAAGTTCAACACCTGATTCAACTGGTGTGGCTATTCCGGACCCAGAATGAGAGCGGCCCTGTAAGGTCAGTAGTCTTCTGGGAGAGGAGTCGCTCGCAGACTAAATGAGGTTAAAGACACCTAGTTGTGAGCGTTGTTCTGTCCAAAATAACCCAGAGAGGAACTGGCTGACAGTTTTTACAGGTTAACGCTTGTCGAGTTGACGCCTACGTCATCTTATTTGGTGACATTGCGGCTCACATGAGTTGCATgacaaggagagagaaagacagacaacATGTGTCATATATGGACACTCCTCAAGAATGTGTGATCTTCACTGGTCCCCCTCCGTCCAGATGTGCTGTTTGCACGAGAAAGCATTTTGTTCTTGCCTTCACCAGAGAAACCTCCACTTTGGAAGTCGGCTAACTTGATTCTGGCTCTCACTCGGCATGACAGGCGAGGAAAAAGCTGAATGGCGTTCAGTTGTTAAGCAAAGGAATTTGCATGGCGGCTTCTTTTTGGATTTGTTTGAGTCAGCGTTGACTGTGAGATATAGCTTTCAGCAAATAAGAGGCAGTTGGCCCGTCACAGATGTAGAAAAGGGCTGAGCGTCGTGAGAAGTCGACCCTCGCGTGCCTCTTTGGGCTATTTTATATCCCCTTTTCTTTCGCTTTGCACTTAATCATTTATAGTCAACCAGCTGATTCTCATGTGCTTTCTTGAATAGCTTCCTCcatttattttgggtttttttaaccattacagctgttttctgtctctccttAGATCAGAATAAGAGATCCAAACCAAGGTGGTCGAGACATTACAGAGGAAATAATGTCAGGGGGCCGTAGTGGATCTACCCCAACGCCGCCACAGGTCAGCACAGAATAATCATTTATAGGTGACATACATTGTGTACACAAAAAGGCCAACCACGATATCGCCCAGCAGACGGCCCTGTCTGGAACGGAAAGTCCAACAGTGGGACAGGCCAACGGTGAGAGCGTCCCAGCTGGTGCCGCAGCCACCGTGGTGAGACCAGGTAAGCTGGCTGTcagccttttcttcttttctgagCACCGATCACAGATTTGACGGAATGTAATGAGGCTCATGGGAAAGCTGGTCAGATCCTTTGTTGACCAGCAGCGTAAATGTTTCTAGCTGCTTTCAGAACTCGGGCAAAGTTTGAGTTTTGTGTAACCTTTCATTTTAAGCATTAAATGTGATCAAAAGTTGTATATTAACCTGCAGTATGTCAAATCTGTATAGATTGTTGTAATTGTACAGGAGTTTAACTATGATATAATCTGATAATCAGCTCTGAAAAACCATGAAAGGGATTATTAACATTGCTGCCCAAAACGGCAACAAATTACACAAAGATTAAAAGAAGTCCTTCCTTAGTCTACGTTGAGAACCGAAATCTCTTTTTGACAGCAGAATCTGgttcaactttttctttttcctgtgtttctgaATCGGTTTGTAAGATAATTCAACACACAACTCAATAAGTTTGATGATGCAAGTAATTCAAAGGGGTTTAAATACAGCTGTGCTCATTTTAGGGAGCATGGGATTTGGGAATTGTGAATGTTTGATCTGTAGAAGTAAGAATATGTTGGACTGTGTGAGGAGCTCCAGTGCTTGAGCTTGACTACAGCTCACCCTGCAGGCTACATGTCATGTCACATTTAGAATCCTTTAAATTTCAGCATCTTTTCTCCTAGAATTTTGTAACGAGGCACCTTATTGGTTGGGGAAACAAATCAAAATTGTAACAGTTACCACAAATGTATGAGTTGATGAGGTCCGCGATCAATTACTTGTTTTAAAGGTTGTGTTTCCTTTATTCTGTGAAATGTTCTCACACCTCTTTTGAAAACTTCTGTCCCTTAAGATGAGAGAGGGAAACCTACCCCGCCTCCACCATCAAAGACCCCTGAACTTTCTAAGGCAGACCCTGTCCCAGCTGAGACTACCTCCTCTGACCCAAACACTAAGTCTCCTTCCCCACATCTACTATCAGAACCAGAGGACGCTTCTCTACATACTGTCTCCACACTGAGACCGAGTGCTGTTGCAGAAGAAATGGACCCTGCGCCACCTTCCACGGAAGGCCTCCACTCAGCGCCTGAGGTGCCTGCCTACCCTGCACCCCTACCTGATCCTGTGCGCACTTGCACTGCGAAAAGTGAGAAAGCAGCcacactggaggaggaggaggaggaggaggaggaggtggaggtggaggtggaggaggaggtggaggtggtcaAAGCAGGAGAGGCGGATCCCTCTTCAGACCCTCTCGCTGCACCTCCCTCCACTAGCAACGGTgttgcagaggtggagacagaTAGACCAGCGGCCGTGTTTCCTCCCAGTCGTGTGGAGACGACTCTGGAATCTCCTATTGCACAGCCTGAGGAGCTCTGTCTCCCCAACGGTTTGCCGTTGCCGGCGCCGCAGGACCCCGAGGTGCCCGCCGTCGACCCAGGAGAGCGCGACGACAGCCCCATCGCAGAACCTGACATCACCCAAGATTCCCTCGCACAGACGGCCTCAGCCACCGCTGAGATGGCGGAGACTCCTGTTGTTCAGGCCGCCGAGCAGCCCGCCGCAGCCCCCCAGGAGATTTCTGTTGAACAAGTCGCCCAGGCTGTGCCTGTCGAGTCTGAAGTCCAAGAAACAGTTCCTGCAGACGCGGCTCCCACGGAGACCGCAGATGTCGAGGAAAGCCCCCCGACGCCCCAGCCTACCGCCGAGGAAGAGAAGCCATCTTCTGCAGAGACAGTTTCCATAACTGACAGCACATCAGAACCGGTGCCCGCTTCTCCCCCTCCGAcagcagaagagagggaggacatCCCACCCCCCCTGACTGCTACGCCCGCCCTTGTAGAAACTACTATGCAAGGTCAGCGAAGACCTTGAATCTATACATCGGCATCAGACTGATGCATTTATAATATGAAACTGTGGGTTCCAGCATCTTTCATGAGGTGTGTTCTGATCCAAGGTCAATTGTGTCTCCATgcagctgctgtgtctgtgccaaagaaaaagaggaaaattaaGGAGCTGAACAAAAAGGAGGCAGTAGGAGACCTCCTGGATGCCTTTAAAGAGGTCCGTCTCTGTCCCCGAACTCAGCCATTCCCACGTTTGAGATTTTTCCCCTTTGACCGTTCTTCTTTGATCCAGGAGCTGGTTGTGGCACCACCAGAGCCAGCCCCAACACCCGTGCAGGAGACCAAGCCTCCCGTtgttgcttctcctcctccagaggaagcGGACCTGACCtgggaggacaaggaggacaaGCTGGATGCAGAGAACATTCAGCCAACTGCTCCCGAGCCGACTGTAATTGACAAGAAGTATCAGTACAAAGAAGGTGAGCACTCCTCATTAGGGTTGAGTCCTATTCTGGTAATCCTGGGCCATTAGTGCTTCAGATCTACCACCTTCCATGTTCTTCATTGGTAGATGAGGATATTAACATGAAAATGGTTCCAACTGACTCGGCccgtgattttctttttttttcttttagaacaATGGAAACCAATCAacccagaggagaagaagaagtaTGACAGAGTGTTTCTTCTGGGctttcagttcagttcagccAGCATGAACAAACCTGAAGGGCTACCAGCCATCAGTGACGTTGTTCTGGACAAGGTGCAAATCTGAAAGATAAatcctgtgtttctgtgcattCACAATCGCAGGACTTAGCAGCCGGGCGGTTCATTTCTTGTGCCAGGCTATTTTGTTGTAATCTCAAGCTGTTTCAAATTTTCTTTTGTGGTATTTGATCGGCCTAAAAGCGTTGATCTTGTCATTTTAGGCCAACAAGACCCCACTGCGGCAGTTGGACCCCAGCCGTCTCCCAGGAATAAACTGTGGCCCTGACTTTACTCCCTCTTTTGCAAACCTTGGTAGGCCTGGTATGGGAGGAGGTAGAGGACCGGTGAGCCCACACTTTTAAGCACGACCTGATAAATCTCAACTTTCATCATCCAGAAGTTAAATCGTTTTGCCTTCCAATCAGCCTCCAGGCATGGGCATCGGGGTCGGCAGTTCACGTCGTTCCCAGCAGGTCCAGAGAAAAGAGCCGAGGAAAATCATCACCACCATGTCGCTCAGTGATGACGTGCAGCTGAACAAGGCGGAAAAGGCCTGGAAACCTTCCGTGAAAAAGAGCGTCCGCACCCGCGGGCCGGAAGAAATCGACGAGAACGATCCGGAATCAATTAAGACCTTCGAGCTCTTTAAAAGTGTTCGCAGCATCCTCAACAAACTGACCCCTCAGAAGTTTCAACAGTTGATGAAACAGGTGATGGAACTGAATATCGACACCGAGGAACGGTTGAAAGGAGTGATAGATCTGATCTTCGAGAAGGCCATCTCCGAGCCAAACTTTTCCGTGGCCTATGCCAACATGTGTCGCTGCCTTATAGGGGTAAGTTGTGCCAAACCCAGGGGATTATATACGCAGTTCTCTCTTTTTAAAGCATGTCGTCATCTCTTCAGCTTCGAGTCGAGACCTCGGACAAGACAGGAGCCACTGTGAACTTCCGTAAGGTGCTGCTTAACCGATGCCAGAAGGAATTTGAAAAGgataaagatgatgatgagatcattgagaggaagaggaaagagctGGATTCCGCCTCTGAGGTACGCCGCTGCTGTGGAAAGGAAAACATTCCTGCCATATTTCTTCGCTTCTCTTTGAAGTCAACTCCTGCGTTCTTATTAGGATGTGAAACAGCGTCTCGTTGAGGAGCTACAGGAGGCCGAGGACTCGGCCAGGAGGCGCTCACTGGGAAACATCAAGTTTATTGGCGAGCTCTTTAAGCTTAAGATGCTcacagaggtcatcatgcacgACTGCATTGTAAAACTGCTCAAAAACCACGACGAGGAGTCCCTGGAGTGCCTGTGTAGACTGCTGTCCACCATTGGCAAGGACCTAGACTTTGAAAAAGCCAAGGTACCTCAGCCGCATCGCACCGCTGTCCAAACTTTCTTTGTCACCAGGTCAAATTTGGATGACCAGGCACAATTCTGTTGTTTGTCCTCAGCCGCGTATGGACCAGTATTTCAATCAGATGGAGAAGATCATAAAAGAGAGGAAGACCACCTCCAGGATCCGCTTTATGCTGCAGGATGTGTTGGATTTGAGacgggtacacacacacacacacaccacacacacacacacacacacacacgtccttggTCTTCCGATCACAGCTGGCCAGTTTTAGGCACTTTGTGCTCACAAGTGCCCCCAGTGACAGACTCACTTTCCACCGCACTGACTTCACCTTTTTTCTGATACCTTCATAGAACAACTGGGTTCCACGACGAGCCGACCAGGGACCCAAGACTATAGATCAGATCCACAAGGAGGCcgagctggaggagcacagGGAGCACATGAAGGTGCAGCAAGCCCTCGTCTCCAAGAAGGAGATGGGCGGTGGTCCTGGCGGCAGGATAGGTGGAGGAATCGGGGGGCGTGGGGGCTCTCACACCCCGGGCCGTGGTGGTCCTCCTCAGGATGAGGGCTGGAATACGGTCCCTATCTCCAAGAGACCCATTGACCCTTCTCGCCTTACCAAAATCACAAAGGTAGAAGAGTGAGGTCACGTTTCACTGCAGCAcagccaacttcctgtttcccgtTAGCAGCGTTGCAGGAAATGTATTCACTGAAATTCTCTTTCAGACTCCCGTGCTCGACTTCAACAATCAGTACCTGGCCCCTGGTGGTAAGGGCACATTCGGCAGTTGGGGTAAGGGCAGCAGTGGAGGCACCAGCACCAAGCCTGTAGATTCCGGTAGGTTTCCAATGCTCATTTTGTTTCTGATTTCACTTTTTTATCCCGTTGGCATCAAAGCTGAaatatattgtgtgtgtttgtgtttgaatgcCCAGGGTCAGAGGCAGGTAGCCGTCCAGCCACCAGCACTCTGAACAGGTTCTCTGCTTTACAACagccttcttcctcctcctcctcctcagcggACCCTGATAGACGGGTTCCTCAGAGGTAAGACACACTCCCGATTCTGCATCCTGGAAAAGCATTTTCCCCGTTGGGCccataaatgagtaaataaagtTGCAGTTTGTAAATGAGAAGAAGAATTGGATGCAGATCATTTCATGGCCGCGCTGCTTTCCACTCCGTCTCGCAGAAACAGCTCGAGTCGAGAGCGCGGCGACAACTTCGAGCGCTCTAACCGAGGCGAGCGCTTCGACAGAGGCGAGGACCGGAGAGACGAGCACGACCGAAACAGGCTGCTGGTCACCAAACGCAGCTTCAGCCGGGAAAAGGAAGAGCGGAGCAGGGAGAGGGAGCAGCGCGGACCCGCCGATCCCGTGCGCAGAGTGGCGAGCATGACGGACGACAGGGACCGAGCCAGGAGTCGGGAGAAgaacggtgggggggggcagagcgcTCTGCA encodes:
- the LOC130535402 gene encoding eukaryotic translation initiation factor 4 gamma 1-like isoform X5, which encodes MSGGRSGSTPTPPQTALSGTESPTVGQANGESVPAGAAATVVRPDERGKPTPPPPSKTPELSKADPVPAETTSSDPNTKSPSPHLLSEPEDASLHTVSTLRPSAVAEEMDPAPPSTEGLHSAPEVPAYPAPLPDPVRTCTAKSEKAATLEEEEEEEEEVEVEVEEEVEVVKAGEADPSSDPLAAPPSTSNGVAEVETDRPAAVFPPSRVETTLESPIAQPEELCLPNGLPLPAPQDPEVPAVDPGERDDSPIAEPDITQDSLAQTASATAEMAETPVVQAAEQPAAAPQEISVEQVAQAVPVESEVQETVPADAAPTETADVEESPPTPQPTAEEEKPSSAETVSITDSTSEPVPASPPPTAEEREDIPPPLTATPALVETTMQAAVSVPKKKRKIKELNKKEAVGDLLDAFKEELVVAPPEPAPTPVQETKPPVVASPPPEEADLTWEDKEDKLDAENIQPTAPEPTVIDKKYQYKEEQWKPINPEEKKKYDRVFLLGFQFSSASMNKPEGLPAISDVVLDKANKTPLRQLDPSRLPGINCGPDFTPSFANLGRPGMGGGRGPPPGMGIGVGSSRRSQQVQRKEPRKIITTMSLSDDVQLNKAEKAWKPSVKKSVRTRGPEEIDENDPESIKTFELFKSVRSILNKLTPQKFQQLMKQVMELNIDTEERLKGVIDLIFEKAISEPNFSVAYANMCRCLIGLRVETSDKTGATVNFRKVLLNRCQKEFEKDKDDDEIIERKRKELDSASEDVKQRLVEELQEAEDSARRRSLGNIKFIGELFKLKMLTEVIMHDCIVKLLKNHDEESLECLCRLLSTIGKDLDFEKAKPRMDQYFNQMEKIIKERKTTSRIRFMLQDVLDLRRNNWVPRRADQGPKTIDQIHKEAELEEHREHMKVQQALVSKKEMGGGPGGRIGGGIGGRGGSHTPGRGGPPQDEGWNTVPISKRPIDPSRLTKITKTPVLDFNNQYLAPGGKGTFGSWGKGSSGGTSTKPVDSGSEAGSRPATSTLNRFSALQQPSSSSSSSADPDRRVPQRNSSSRERGDNFERSNRGERFDRGEDRRDEHDRNRLLVTKRSFSREKEERSREREQRGPADPVRRVASMTDDRDRARSREKNEKREPAVTPPPPQAPSKPSLNEDEVSKKSVAIIEEYIHIYDTKEALQCVQELDSTELLCVFVERGLESTLERSTIARERMGQLLHQLVKASILPTAQYYKGLHQILEMAEDIAIDIPHIWLYLAELITPMLHEGGIPMGELFRETSKPLIPLGKAGVLLVQILTLLCKEMSHKKAGTMWREAGLRWKDFLPEDEDVNKFVTEQNVEFTLGEETEKSNKKELSSNELSKQLERLIQDQADNQRVFDWVEGNLDEQQTSSDVFVRALMTSICQSAIVCDNPYKVDSNLIKTRVKLLQRYLKDEQKELQALYALQALMVQLEQPANLLRVFFDTLYDEDVIKEEAFYKWESSKDPAEQLGKGVALKSVTAFFTWLREAEDESDNS